A window of the Bufo gargarizans isolate SCDJY-AF-19 chromosome 1, ASM1485885v1, whole genome shotgun sequence genome harbors these coding sequences:
- the GNB1L gene encoding guanine nucleotide-binding protein subunit beta-like protein 1: MILKMALPPPDPKFDLRGVGAEINCLHFSCNVHKPCPPLLFSGSSIGEIHVWNLNTRRAETVLNGHGGKSVFWIHTLPSRDRLISQGRDLRICTWNLAEGRNDVVDSIPVNSVGFCKCSLLSTECCLLAVPGTESSQVQVMDIGSKEIISSMTPPTDGAWGMALCMKLWQPKSGSSPLLVVGYEDGSVALWNVLEHRLLSRHIFHKEPVMCIDFDCDNARGVSGSSENILNTWSIDEQQNFKYYKAQELVNPGIADVRIRQDKKILATAGWDYRVRIFGWKKVKPLAVLQYHSAMVHCVSFSDHIIPEERLLAAGSKDKRISLWSIYSQT, translated from the exons ATTCTGAAGATGGCTCTTCCACCTCCAGATCCGAAATTTGATCTTAGAGGTGTTGGTGCAGAAATCAACTGCTTGCACTTCAGTTGTAACGTTCACAAGCCGTGTCCACCTCTTCTTTTCTCTGG TTCTTCCATTGGAGAGATTCACGTGTGGAATCTAAATACGAGGCGAGCAGAGACTGTGTTGAATGGACATGGTGGCAAATCTGTCTTCTGGATCCACACCCTTCCTTCTAGAGATAGACTAATAAG TCAGGGTAGAGATCTCCGGATATGTACATGGAATTTAGCAGAAGGAAGGAATGACGTGGTGGACTCTATACCTGTCAATAGTGTTGGTTTCTGTAAATGTTCTCTATTGAGTACTGAATGCTGTCTACTAGCTGTGCCAGGAACAGAAAGCTCCCAG GTTCAAGTTATGGACATTGGATCAAAAGAGATTATAAGCTCAATGACCCCTCCAACAGATGGCGCATGGGGAATGGCTTTGTGCATGAAACTTTGGCAG CCAAAATCTGGAAGTAGCCCTTTGCTTGTTGTTGGCTATGAGGATGGCTCAGTAGCCCTATGGAATGTCTTGGAGCACAGATTACTGAGTAGGCATATATTCCACAAGGAGCCTGTTATGTGCATTGACTTTGACTGTGACAATGCCAGAGGGGTCTCTGGATCCTCTGAGAATATATTGAATACCTGGAGCATTGATGAACAACAGAACTTCAAG TATTACAAAGCACAAGAACTTGTCAATCCAGGAATTGCTGATGTCCGAATACGTCAGGACAAGAAGATTTTGGCAACAGCTGGCTGGGACTATCGTGTTCGGATTTTTGGGTGGAAGAAAGTGAAGCCATTAGCAGTTCTCCAGTACCATTCTGCAATGGTGCACTGTGTGTCCTTCTCAGATCACATCATTCCTGAAGAAAGGCTGCTTGCTGCTGGCTCAAAAGACAAAAGAATTAGTTTATGGTCAATATATTCCCAAACCTAG